ATAAATATAAGTATTGGAATTATCATATTTCCTCCGCCAATTCCAAGAAGCCCGGCTACAAATCCAGCAAAGGCACCAATTGGCACTCCAATAGTAAGCATCTGAACCTTGTTTATTTGGAAATCTTCTCCTGAGTTGTTCTTTTTTTGCTTGTAAAATATCATCATGGAAGCGGCAAATAGCAAAAACAAAGCAAAGAGGAGCAATAAGGTCTCTCTTGGGACAAATTTACTAAGATATGCGCCCAATGGAGACGTTATAAGGACAGCTATTATAATTGGGAACGCAAGCTTATACTTTATTAAGCCAATTCTTGAATATGAATACGAGGCAAACGCCATAGCAACTACGTTTAAAAGTAGAGCAGTGCTCATTGATTGATGAAGGTCAAAACCAAGAGCATAGAACGCTGGTATCAGAATAAAGGCTGCTCCTGCTCCAGTGATGACCATAATTGACTTTGCCACAAAGGTAATGAGTGCAGCTAATATATACGCCATTTCTTTCTCCTTAAAAAATTTATTGTTTAGAGTAACAGCCGTAAACTTTACGGCTGTTACTTACTTGTTTTATTTACTTTTGAGCTATCTTGTCAGAACAGG
Above is a genomic segment from Thermodesulfobium narugense DSM 14796 containing:
- a CDS encoding sulfite exporter TauE/SafE family protein, yielding MAYILAALITFVAKSIMVITGAGAAFILIPAFYALGFDLHQSMSTALLLNVVAMAFASYSYSRIGLIKYKLAFPIIIAVLITSPLGAYLSKFVPRETLLLLFALFLLFAASMMIFYKQKKNNSGEDFQINKVQMLTIGVPIGAFAGFVAGLLGIGGGNMIIPILIFIGVPARFAAATTSFIVLFSSFGGFLGKLAIGGLDIKLLFSTIIAAILGALFGSYLMKYKLSNKTVKVMIGIVLYMVAAKMLFDYFVH